The proteins below come from a single Myxococcus xanthus genomic window:
- a CDS encoding CheR family methyltransferase encodes MTDGAPWSGVRAFLSARTGMALSGPQVRRLDERLAARSQGLTPHQYLMFLQSPSGVTDLEDLIAAVVVNKTDLFRDEVQLAAFRAQVLSPLVARNRRPLRVWSAGCATGEEVATLLVLLAEAGANSDSTVLGTDIAGDTLRRARWLAYGREQLRRVPPELRSRYFVRSGAKEALTPALRERASFQCHNLMESPYPVAPGGGGFDVIFCRNVLIYFTAEAFQRTVEALAGSLAPGGALVLSASEPLLRVPPTLRVRRGEQAFFYVRPEEGESEAPPAPLSWNGAAPPSRKRGTALPPGRAPARARTEAHHGFSVPAPTEVEGVRGPVATAPEPSPEACAEADLLFACVLDGAASGVSDAVAERDLRRCLTLDPDHAAARYLLGLLLEQCRRTAEATAEYRRALQALESGRSRPVAFFLNPDRLRVACAHAAERLEFSIQKR; translated from the coding sequence GTGACTGACGGCGCGCCATGGTCCGGAGTGCGCGCCTTCCTGTCGGCGCGGACGGGGATGGCCCTGAGTGGCCCTCAGGTCCGCCGGCTGGATGAGCGGCTGGCGGCGCGCAGCCAGGGCCTCACGCCGCACCAGTACCTGATGTTCCTCCAGTCCCCGTCGGGCGTGACGGACCTGGAGGACCTCATCGCCGCGGTGGTGGTGAACAAGACGGACCTGTTCCGCGACGAGGTGCAGCTCGCCGCGTTTCGAGCGCAGGTCCTCTCCCCACTGGTGGCGAGGAATCGGCGGCCCCTGCGCGTCTGGAGCGCGGGCTGCGCCACGGGCGAGGAGGTGGCCACGCTGCTCGTCCTGCTCGCGGAGGCAGGGGCCAACTCGGACAGCACGGTGTTGGGGACGGACATCGCCGGGGACACGCTGCGCCGTGCGCGGTGGCTGGCGTACGGCCGGGAGCAGCTGCGCCGCGTCCCACCGGAGCTGCGCTCGCGGTACTTCGTCCGGTCCGGCGCGAAAGAAGCCCTGACGCCCGCGCTGCGGGAGCGCGCGAGCTTCCAGTGCCACAACCTGATGGAGTCGCCGTATCCGGTGGCGCCCGGCGGAGGCGGCTTCGACGTCATCTTCTGCCGCAACGTCCTCATCTACTTCACCGCGGAGGCCTTCCAGCGCACCGTGGAGGCGCTCGCGGGGAGCCTGGCGCCCGGCGGCGCGCTGGTGCTGTCCGCGTCCGAGCCGCTGCTCCGGGTGCCGCCAACGCTCCGTGTGCGGCGCGGCGAGCAGGCGTTCTTCTACGTCCGGCCGGAGGAAGGGGAGTCCGAGGCGCCGCCAGCCCCGCTCTCCTGGAACGGCGCTGCGCCACCTTCAAGGAAGCGTGGCACGGCCCTGCCCCCAGGCCGAGCCCCCGCGCGCGCTCGCACCGAGGCTCACCATGGGTTTTCTGTCCCGGCTCCCACCGAGGTGGAGGGCGTCCGGGGGCCCGTGGCCACCGCGCCCGAGCCCAGCCCGGAGGCCTGCGCGGAAGCGGACCTCCTCTTCGCCTGCGTGCTGGATGGCGCCGCCTCGGGTGTCTCCGACGCCGTGGCGGAGCGGGACCTGCGTCGCTGCCTGACGCTGGACCCGGACCACGCCGCCGCCCGGTACCTGCTCGGGCTGCTCCTGGAGCAGTGCCGGCGCACCGCCGAGGCTACCGCCGAGTACCGCCGGGCCCTCCAGGCCCTGGAGTCGGGCCGCTCTCGCCCCGTGGCCTTCTTCCTCAACCCCGACCGCCTCCGGGTGGCCTGCGCGCATGCTGCCGAGCGGCTGGAGTTTTCCATCCAGAAGCGGTGA
- the cheB gene encoding chemotaxis-specific protein-glutamate methyltransferase CheB, with translation MGKKVSVLVVDDSLICRQLICEALSKDPDIEVVGTCADGKQAVEMTKELRPHVITMDVDMPVMDGLTATEHIMAECPTPILVLTADPRSQAPELTYRALELGALALQIKPAIDAGPDAWNLVREIRLLSSVRVIRHLRRPQRGPLLPPRVATSVLPAVSMGVVVVAASTGGPQVLFKMLSELPADFPAPIVIVQHINAAFAESLAGWLAGASKLKVRLAQDGEPLMPGHVLIAPPGQHTVIPFRGRVGIKLGVERDGHMPSGTVLLESAARTYGRRAVGLVLTGMGADGADGLLAIKQAGGLAVAQNEESCVVFGMPGAAVERKAVDHLIHGDEVAATLVRLARGESLSVGR, from the coding sequence ATGGGCAAGAAAGTGTCGGTGCTGGTGGTCGATGACTCCCTCATCTGCCGACAGCTCATCTGCGAGGCGCTGAGCAAGGACCCCGATATCGAAGTCGTGGGCACCTGCGCGGACGGCAAGCAGGCCGTGGAGATGACCAAGGAGCTGCGTCCCCACGTCATCACCATGGACGTGGACATGCCCGTCATGGACGGGCTCACGGCCACCGAGCACATCATGGCCGAGTGCCCCACGCCCATCCTGGTGCTCACGGCGGACCCGCGCTCACAGGCGCCGGAGCTGACGTACCGCGCGCTGGAGCTGGGCGCGCTCGCTCTGCAAATCAAGCCCGCGATCGACGCCGGGCCGGACGCGTGGAACCTGGTTCGCGAAATCCGGCTGCTGTCCTCGGTGCGTGTCATCCGCCACCTGCGCCGGCCCCAGCGCGGCCCGCTGTTGCCGCCCCGGGTGGCCACGTCGGTGCTGCCGGCGGTGTCCATGGGCGTGGTGGTGGTGGCGGCGAGCACGGGCGGGCCCCAGGTGCTCTTCAAGATGCTGTCGGAGCTGCCTGCGGACTTTCCGGCGCCCATCGTCATCGTCCAGCACATCAACGCCGCCTTCGCGGAGTCCCTGGCGGGGTGGCTGGCCGGGGCCAGCAAGTTGAAGGTCCGGCTGGCGCAGGACGGAGAGCCGCTGATGCCGGGGCACGTCCTCATCGCTCCGCCGGGGCAGCACACCGTCATCCCCTTCCGGGGACGCGTGGGGATCAAGCTGGGCGTGGAGCGGGATGGGCACATGCCGTCCGGCACGGTGCTGCTGGAGAGCGCCGCCCGCACCTATGGCCGGCGCGCGGTGGGCCTGGTGCTGACGGGCATGGGGGCGGATGGCGCGGATGGCCTGCTGGCCATCAAGCAGGCGGGCGGACTGGCGGTGGCGCAGAACGAGGAGTCCTGCGTGGTGTTCGGCATGCCGGGCGCGGCGGTGGAGCGCAAGGCGGTGGACCACCTCATCCACGGTGACGAAGTCGCGGCGACGTTGGTGCGACTGGCGCGGGGAGAGTCCCTCTCGGTGGGGCGCTGA
- a CDS encoding DUF6209 family protein, whose protein sequence is MVRRFLPSLLPLVLVASTAAAQTTPTSITFDGDWNETPSVELIPVGGQVVVNYDISRLPQCRGTTSSGNPTWTITGHVQVNRGPVVSFWVAGHAPDGNSSQRVLHLPAGLSGALVMWFDISSQGCQAWDSNHGSNYHFAIGAPTLSFNANWDEVIAGTLRAGQQLIVNYDEARLPECRATYNGPAWSIVAQYRFDNGPIQETVVTGSGRSEPTAITAPAGARHLEMWFRNTDRSSCVSYDSNYGSNYHFAVE, encoded by the coding sequence TTGGTCCGGCGATTTCTTCCCTCCCTCCTCCCGCTGGTGCTGGTGGCCTCCACGGCCGCGGCGCAGACCACCCCCACCTCCATCACCTTCGATGGCGATTGGAACGAGACGCCGTCGGTGGAGCTGATTCCCGTGGGCGGACAGGTGGTCGTCAACTACGACATCAGCCGCCTGCCGCAGTGCCGGGGCACCACCTCCTCGGGCAACCCAACCTGGACCATCACCGGCCACGTCCAGGTGAACCGCGGCCCGGTGGTGAGCTTCTGGGTGGCCGGCCACGCGCCGGACGGCAACTCTTCCCAGCGCGTCCTGCATCTCCCCGCGGGGTTGAGCGGCGCCCTGGTGATGTGGTTCGACATCTCGAGCCAGGGCTGCCAGGCCTGGGACTCCAACCACGGGAGCAACTACCACTTCGCCATCGGCGCGCCGACCCTCTCCTTCAACGCGAACTGGGACGAGGTGATTGCGGGCACGCTGCGCGCCGGCCAGCAGCTCATCGTCAACTACGACGAGGCCCGCCTGCCCGAGTGTCGCGCGACCTACAACGGCCCGGCCTGGTCGATTGTCGCGCAGTACCGCTTCGACAACGGCCCCATCCAGGAGACGGTCGTCACCGGCTCCGGCAGGTCCGAGCCGACGGCCATCACCGCTCCGGCCGGCGCCCGCCACCTGGAGATGTGGTTCCGCAACACGGACCGCAGCTCCTGCGTGAGCTACGACAGCAACTACGGCTCCAACTATCACTTCGCCGTGGAGTGA
- a CDS encoding hybrid sensor histidine kinase/response regulator has translation MTPSERLLRQFRDLVTVRLERITRSLMELESGASAEAGRGVLRELHGLKGEARMMGFDDVNVLVHEMEELVRCTEPLRYALSPASTDALLTTADAVLVFSGTQAADEPPPAVERLVAWLQECVRSESVRLPPGRLVPAEGAPATSEAAGRVGAQGGPHSAVQTNPGASPGRLLTIPVAEGSRPHVPSPGRSAMPSFVSPQASGAEASSGAGARAASSAPTVQGSNGLTAPRQPESRPDTAVRIGVESLDLLTSAVTNLTQVARRRELANARRLALARELSQLAREAEDLGPAGAALAARLGSAKEMAAVLHRESKLLSNAELRDLGMLVEEVQTLRMLPLSVLFEPYPRMVRDLSRALGKEVELVVDGEDTRADRAVVEALREPLMHLVRNALDHGLETRVDRVTADKKPRGCLTLRAAREGNRINLRVEDDGMGVDPVQLRKVAVRRGLFDESAANALSDAAARELIFLPGFTSRDVVTDLSGRGVGLDAVRTSIQALGGDVGVESAPGWGTIFELRVPVSLTVAPLLFIQVGTETLALSATHVSRALKVDSAEQCEVAGRPSLLVEGRVLPLAPLSSLLGLEPPRPAREGELALVVKSQSGAAALVVDRVLEERVQAILPLKGILGRFGHLTGATSLADGRLAMVLSAAFLTASAHQGNALPRPPPSVEPGPEARRRRILVVDDSPLTRELIANLLEAVGYDTVIASDGAEALEVLESHPVDLVVTDLEMPGVNGLELARRLKGHPVHSRLPVVILTTRGGEEDRRRGLAAGVDGYITKGDLVRQDLVDVVRRLLG, from the coding sequence GTGACCCCGAGCGAGCGCCTGCTCAGGCAGTTCCGGGACCTGGTGACGGTGCGCCTGGAGCGCATCACCCGGTCCTTGATGGAACTGGAGTCTGGCGCCAGCGCGGAGGCGGGGCGGGGCGTGCTGCGAGAGCTGCACGGCTTGAAGGGCGAAGCCCGGATGATGGGCTTCGATGACGTCAACGTGCTGGTGCACGAAATGGAGGAGCTGGTCCGCTGCACTGAGCCCTTGCGCTACGCGCTCTCACCCGCGTCCACGGATGCGTTGCTGACCACGGCGGACGCCGTGCTCGTGTTCTCCGGGACGCAGGCCGCCGATGAGCCGCCGCCCGCGGTGGAGCGGCTCGTCGCGTGGTTGCAGGAGTGCGTCCGCTCCGAGTCGGTGCGGCTGCCGCCTGGACGTCTCGTGCCCGCAGAAGGAGCCCCCGCGACTTCGGAGGCCGCTGGCCGCGTAGGAGCCCAAGGTGGTCCCCACTCCGCCGTGCAGACGAACCCGGGGGCTTCTCCGGGGCGGCTGTTGACGATCCCCGTCGCGGAGGGGAGCCGGCCTCACGTGCCTTCACCGGGCCGGAGCGCGATGCCGAGCTTCGTCTCTCCGCAAGCCTCTGGCGCCGAGGCGTCCTCCGGTGCGGGAGCCCGGGCGGCCTCCTCGGCTCCGACGGTGCAGGGTTCCAACGGCCTCACGGCGCCCCGGCAGCCCGAGTCACGTCCGGACACTGCGGTGCGCATCGGCGTGGAGAGCCTGGACCTGCTCACCAGTGCCGTCACCAACCTCACGCAAGTGGCGCGTCGCCGGGAGCTGGCCAATGCCCGACGCCTGGCCCTGGCCCGTGAGCTGAGCCAGCTTGCCCGCGAGGCGGAAGACCTGGGGCCCGCGGGCGCCGCGTTGGCGGCACGGTTGGGCTCGGCCAAGGAGATGGCCGCGGTCCTCCACCGCGAGTCGAAGCTGCTTTCCAATGCGGAGCTGCGCGACCTGGGCATGTTGGTGGAGGAGGTGCAGACGCTGCGCATGCTGCCGCTCTCCGTCCTCTTCGAGCCTTACCCCCGCATGGTGCGCGACCTGTCCCGCGCGCTGGGCAAGGAGGTGGAGCTGGTCGTCGACGGCGAGGACACTCGCGCCGACCGCGCCGTCGTGGAGGCGCTTCGCGAGCCGTTGATGCACCTGGTCCGCAACGCCCTGGACCACGGACTGGAGACGCGGGTGGACCGCGTCACGGCGGACAAGAAGCCGCGTGGCTGTCTCACGCTGCGTGCCGCTCGAGAGGGCAACCGCATCAACCTCCGTGTCGAGGACGACGGCATGGGCGTGGACCCCGTCCAACTCCGCAAGGTGGCCGTGCGCAGGGGGCTGTTCGACGAGAGCGCCGCCAACGCCCTGTCGGACGCCGCGGCCCGCGAGCTCATCTTCCTGCCGGGCTTCACCTCGCGGGACGTCGTCACCGACCTGTCGGGCCGGGGCGTGGGGTTGGACGCGGTGCGCACCTCCATCCAGGCCCTGGGCGGTGACGTCGGGGTGGAGTCTGCGCCGGGCTGGGGCACCATCTTCGAGCTGCGCGTCCCCGTCTCCCTCACCGTGGCCCCGCTGCTCTTCATCCAGGTGGGGACGGAGACGCTGGCCCTGAGCGCCACCCATGTCTCGCGGGCGCTGAAGGTGGACTCGGCGGAGCAATGCGAGGTGGCCGGCCGCCCGTCGCTCCTGGTGGAAGGCCGGGTCCTGCCGCTGGCCCCGCTGTCGTCACTGTTGGGGCTGGAGCCTCCGCGGCCCGCTCGCGAGGGTGAGCTGGCCCTGGTGGTGAAGAGCCAGAGCGGCGCGGCGGCGCTGGTGGTGGACCGCGTCCTGGAGGAGCGGGTCCAGGCCATCCTCCCCTTGAAGGGCATCCTGGGTCGCTTCGGCCACCTCACCGGGGCCACGTCCCTGGCGGATGGGCGCCTGGCCATGGTGCTCTCGGCGGCCTTCCTCACCGCCAGCGCCCACCAAGGCAATGCCTTGCCGCGTCCACCCCCATCGGTGGAGCCCGGTCCCGAGGCCCGGCGGCGCCGCATTCTGGTGGTGGACGACTCGCCCCTCACCCGGGAGCTCATCGCCAACCTGCTGGAGGCGGTGGGGTACGACACTGTCATCGCCTCGGACGGCGCGGAGGCCCTGGAGGTCCTGGAGTCTCATCCCGTGGACCTGGTCGTCACGGACCTGGAGATGCCGGGGGTGAACGGCCTGGAGCTGGCCCGGCGCCTGAAGGGGCACCCCGTCCATTCGAGGCTCCCGGTGGTCATCCTCACTACCCGTGGGGGGGAGGAGGACCGGCGGCGGGGGTTGGCGGCCGGGGTGGACGGCTACATCACCAAGGGCGACCTGGTGCGCCAGGACCTGGTGGATGTGGTGCGGCGACTGCTGGGCTGA
- a CDS encoding methyl-accepting chemotaxis protein translates to MSAQKGPRRASFSRHLMAPVPLANLVGAALSLRFASLTLAEPLAGRMGLMGILGGALCATALVSGAAVSLGRQRTLRGLERGDVPTTPQTLASAVAEVTRAPDEAFLGSLGLWLVTTLTLGACMWLGVGVELAVAARIAALGLLFGPLTALLVYCLVVLRSRKVVLWLAELGMTHAQLIEAMPRRAELRARLAAFAFVAVMTPAVLSAQLASALSNHIFTRLMAERDVSRQLMLAQELRVEALTQGGGLVLLVFALALTAAYLGGTMLGRPLRELSREAKRIAEGDLASPRVVPAEDEVWDVSAAFTTMRVHLADVMSQLQRAGAQISATTEEILTTSGRYEAGATEQASSLDETSATTEELARSARQIAENAGSVAEIAQRTLGAAQQGQGSAEAFLGSMARMRQDNGAISSAVVRLNKRVQQIGKIVEFINGVADKSELLALNAELEGTKASEVGRGFSLVAAEMRRLAENVLESTKEIEGLIEEVREASAAAVSATEGGVRAVETGTTLAQQVSESLRQIVDLAGQTSYAVRSISLATQQQQMGTDQLADTMADILRITQQSLNATKQVTTANTDLLVLARDLQGVVERFQIGQEPLGEEGG, encoded by the coding sequence GTGAGCGCGCAGAAGGGCCCCAGGCGGGCCTCCTTCAGCCGGCACCTCATGGCGCCCGTCCCGCTGGCCAACCTGGTGGGCGCGGCGCTCAGCCTGCGCTTCGCCTCGCTCACCCTCGCCGAGCCGCTGGCGGGGCGGATGGGGTTGATGGGCATCCTGGGCGGCGCGCTCTGCGCGACGGCGTTGGTGTCGGGGGCCGCTGTGTCCCTGGGACGGCAGCGCACCCTGCGCGGGCTGGAGCGTGGGGATGTGCCCACCACGCCGCAGACGCTGGCGTCGGCGGTGGCGGAGGTGACGCGCGCGCCGGACGAGGCCTTCCTGGGCTCGCTGGGACTGTGGCTGGTCACCACCCTGACGCTGGGCGCGTGCATGTGGCTGGGCGTGGGCGTGGAGTTGGCGGTGGCCGCTCGCATCGCCGCGTTGGGCCTGCTCTTCGGGCCGTTGACCGCGCTGCTCGTGTACTGCCTCGTCGTGCTTCGGTCGCGCAAGGTGGTGCTGTGGCTGGCGGAGCTGGGTATGACACACGCGCAGCTCATCGAGGCCATGCCCCGGCGCGCGGAGCTGCGTGCGCGGCTGGCGGCCTTCGCCTTCGTGGCGGTGATGACGCCCGCGGTGCTGTCCGCGCAGCTCGCGTCGGCGCTGAGCAACCACATCTTCACCCGGCTCATGGCGGAGCGGGACGTCAGCCGTCAGCTGATGTTGGCGCAGGAGCTTCGAGTCGAGGCGCTGACGCAGGGCGGAGGGCTGGTGCTGCTCGTCTTCGCGCTGGCGCTGACGGCCGCCTACCTGGGCGGCACCATGCTGGGGCGGCCCCTCCGGGAGCTGTCGCGCGAGGCGAAGCGCATCGCCGAGGGGGACCTGGCCAGCCCGCGCGTGGTGCCCGCGGAGGACGAGGTCTGGGACGTCTCCGCGGCGTTCACCACCATGCGCGTGCATCTGGCGGACGTGATGTCGCAGTTGCAGCGCGCGGGCGCGCAGATTTCGGCGACCACGGAGGAGATTCTCACCACGTCGGGACGCTACGAAGCGGGCGCGACGGAGCAGGCCAGCTCGCTGGACGAGACGAGCGCCACCACGGAGGAGCTGGCGCGTTCGGCGCGGCAGATCGCCGAGAACGCGGGCTCGGTGGCGGAGATTGCCCAGCGCACGCTGGGCGCGGCGCAGCAGGGGCAGGGGAGCGCGGAGGCCTTCCTGGGCTCCATGGCGCGTATGCGCCAGGACAACGGCGCCATCTCCTCCGCCGTAGTGCGGCTCAACAAGCGCGTGCAGCAGATTGGCAAGATCGTCGAGTTCATCAACGGCGTCGCCGACAAGTCGGAGTTGCTGGCGCTCAACGCCGAGTTGGAGGGCACCAAGGCCAGTGAGGTGGGCCGGGGCTTCTCGCTGGTAGCCGCGGAGATGCGGCGGCTGGCGGAGAACGTGCTGGAGTCCACGAAGGAGATTGAGGGCCTCATCGAGGAGGTGCGGGAAGCCTCCGCCGCGGCCGTGTCCGCCACCGAGGGCGGCGTGCGTGCGGTGGAGACGGGCACCACGCTGGCGCAGCAGGTGTCCGAGTCGCTGCGGCAGATTGTCGACCTGGCCGGGCAGACGTCCTACGCGGTGCGCAGCATCTCCCTGGCCACGCAGCAGCAGCAGATGGGCACCGACCAACTCGCCGACACGATGGCGGACATCCTCCGCATCACCCAGCAGAGCCTCAACGCCACCAAGCAGGTGACGACGGCGAACACGGACCTGCTCGTGCTCGCCAGGGACCTGCAGGGCGTGGTGGAGCGCTTCCAGATTGGCCAGGAGCCGCTGGGGGAGGAGGGCGGGTGA
- a CDS encoding methyl-accepting chemotaxis protein yields MTVPGGMRGLARWTARPALLGSSMGTVLVLLHCQLTGTVPEGTWGPFLLLVGVALSLALWFTGVHGRRALRVLYALGEGRLPSTHEALLKALLEARSFPERSFAFVLQCWLLASLGVALVFVPLVGGTWMLGMRLALMGLFLGPLSALFVYLMVARRARKAVELVAAQGLSPLEVVATAPPRRLHIRRRMVLFTAIAVLSPSFFILDASVTRAMDAVDAMVGAPAHVQRDVAGRASETSGLAVAGLVAVLVMMTAYVGGAVIAEPLRSITEDATRIAQGDFRPPRIIAAEDEVWATSAAFAQMQTQLGQALAQLRRAGLQISTTTEQLVATSGEQESGADEQSASLNVTSATTEELARSAQQIAGNAESVSAIAETTFAAAQTGQRGAAAFLGAMQRMKEDNQAIADAVVRLNKRVQQIGKVVEFINEIADKSDLLALNAELEGTKAGEVGRGFSLVAAEMRRLAENVIRSTKAIEQLIAEIRDATHAAVMATEAGLKTTDAGTVLAAQVDESLSLILELARQTSHAVRSISLATQQQQTGTDQLAAAMGDILRVTEQNFAATKQMAAANADLSTLARDLKDAVERFHVGPGGDA; encoded by the coding sequence ATGACGGTGCCCGGGGGCATGAGGGGCCTGGCGCGGTGGACCGCGCGTCCCGCGTTGTTGGGCAGTTCCATGGGCACGGTGCTGGTGCTGCTGCACTGCCAGCTTACCGGCACGGTGCCCGAGGGCACCTGGGGGCCCTTCCTGCTGCTGGTGGGCGTGGCGTTGTCGCTGGCCCTCTGGTTCACCGGCGTTCATGGGCGGCGCGCGCTGCGGGTGCTGTACGCGCTGGGCGAAGGCCGGCTGCCGTCCACGCACGAGGCCCTGCTCAAGGCGCTGCTGGAAGCGCGCTCCTTCCCGGAGCGGAGCTTCGCCTTCGTCCTTCAGTGCTGGCTGTTGGCCTCGTTGGGCGTGGCGCTCGTCTTCGTTCCGCTGGTGGGCGGGACGTGGATGCTGGGGATGCGGCTCGCGCTGATGGGTCTGTTCCTGGGGCCGCTGAGCGCGCTGTTCGTCTACCTGATGGTGGCTCGCCGCGCCCGCAAGGCGGTGGAGTTGGTGGCGGCCCAGGGCTTGTCCCCGCTGGAGGTGGTGGCCACGGCGCCGCCTCGCCGCCTGCACATCCGCCGGCGGATGGTGCTCTTCACCGCCATCGCTGTGCTCAGCCCGTCCTTCTTCATCCTCGACGCGTCGGTGACACGGGCGATGGACGCGGTGGATGCGATGGTGGGTGCGCCGGCCCATGTGCAGCGCGACGTGGCCGGACGGGCCAGTGAGACGAGCGGGCTCGCGGTGGCTGGATTGGTCGCGGTGCTGGTGATGATGACGGCCTATGTGGGCGGCGCCGTCATCGCCGAGCCGCTGCGCTCCATCACCGAGGACGCCACGCGCATCGCCCAGGGCGATTTCCGCCCGCCGCGCATCATCGCCGCGGAGGACGAGGTGTGGGCCACCTCCGCCGCCTTCGCGCAGATGCAGACGCAGTTGGGGCAGGCGCTGGCACAACTGCGGCGCGCGGGCCTCCAGATTTCCACTACCACTGAGCAGTTGGTGGCCACGTCCGGTGAGCAGGAGTCCGGCGCGGATGAGCAGTCCGCGTCGCTCAACGTGACGAGCGCCACCACGGAGGAGCTGGCACGCTCGGCGCAGCAGATTGCTGGCAATGCGGAGTCGGTGTCCGCCATCGCCGAGACGACCTTCGCCGCCGCGCAGACGGGACAGCGAGGCGCCGCCGCCTTCCTGGGCGCGATGCAGCGCATGAAGGAGGACAACCAGGCCATCGCGGACGCGGTGGTTCGGCTCAACAAGCGCGTGCAGCAGATTGGCAAGGTGGTGGAGTTCATCAACGAGATTGCCGACAAGTCCGACCTGCTGGCGCTCAACGCCGAGTTGGAAGGCACCAAGGCGGGCGAGGTGGGCCGCGGCTTCTCATTGGTGGCCGCGGAGATGCGGCGCCTGGCGGAGAACGTCATCCGTTCCACGAAGGCGATTGAGCAGCTCATCGCGGAGATTCGCGATGCGACGCACGCCGCGGTCATGGCCACCGAGGCGGGGCTGAAGACGACGGACGCGGGCACGGTGCTGGCCGCGCAGGTGGACGAAAGCCTGAGCCTCATCCTGGAGCTGGCCCGGCAGACGTCCCACGCGGTGCGCAGCATCTCCCTGGCCACGCAGCAGCAGCAGACCGGAACGGACCAGTTGGCGGCCGCCATGGGCGACATCCTTCGCGTCACCGAGCAGAACTTCGCGGCCACCAAGCAAATGGCGGCGGCCAACGCCGACCTGTCCACCCTGGCGCGTGATTTGAAAGACGCGGTGGAGCGCTTCCACGTCGGGCCGGGAGGTGACGCGTGA
- a CDS encoding chemotaxis protein CheW, giving the protein MAVQEPEARQSYLVFACGSSWYAVPAESAAEVVTFPELTRVPGAPAHLLGVFAHRGEVIPVVDMGLLVGGVSQGSRRAVLVRLPRGTLALTASTVAGVSPVTGTLEPLGPTGVHVHLRGPAKSGPRDVAVIDPEGLFDHLSQGT; this is encoded by the coding sequence ATGGCCGTCCAAGAGCCGGAAGCGCGTCAGTCCTATCTTGTCTTCGCCTGTGGCAGTAGCTGGTATGCGGTACCCGCGGAGAGCGCGGCGGAGGTCGTGACCTTCCCCGAGCTCACGCGGGTGCCCGGCGCTCCAGCCCACCTGCTGGGCGTGTTCGCGCATCGGGGTGAAGTCATCCCCGTCGTGGACATGGGCCTGCTGGTGGGCGGCGTCAGTCAGGGTTCCCGAAGGGCGGTGCTCGTTCGCCTGCCGCGTGGGACCCTGGCCCTCACGGCCAGTACGGTGGCCGGCGTCTCCCCGGTGACGGGCACGCTGGAGCCCCTGGGCCCCACGGGCGTCCACGTCCACCTGCGCGGCCCCGCCAAGAGCGGCCCCCGGGACGTGGCCGTCATCGACCCGGAAGGGCTCTTCGACCACCTCAGTCAGGGGACCTGA
- a CDS encoding OmpA family protein — MRQISLLAGLSLAVAIMGGCTPSYPKCNEDEHCAEKGEVCVQGQCQECATDANCQEGFTCQANKCAPKPPECTTDSACGSGRICEAGKCAEAQCQQDTQCPGGGKCESGRCQVPENTCASSSDCGEGQECQAGQCVTASAERCDWSPVPFGFNESGLSADAQQRLSDLAQCMKTAPGRVTLAGHADERGTEEYNLQLSNRRAASVKRYLTDLGVPASQLGTVGYGETRPVNSASSEDAWSENRRVEFQR; from the coding sequence ATGCGTCAGATTTCCCTTTTGGCGGGGCTCTCCCTCGCCGTCGCCATCATGGGCGGCTGCACCCCTTCCTATCCGAAGTGCAACGAGGACGAGCACTGCGCGGAGAAGGGCGAAGTTTGCGTCCAGGGCCAGTGCCAGGAGTGCGCCACCGACGCCAACTGCCAGGAGGGTTTCACCTGCCAGGCGAACAAGTGCGCCCCCAAGCCGCCTGAGTGCACCACGGACAGCGCTTGTGGCAGCGGCCGCATCTGCGAGGCCGGCAAGTGCGCCGAGGCCCAGTGCCAGCAGGACACCCAGTGCCCCGGCGGCGGCAAGTGCGAGTCCGGCCGTTGCCAGGTTCCCGAGAACACCTGCGCGTCCAGCTCTGACTGCGGCGAGGGCCAGGAGTGCCAGGCTGGCCAGTGCGTGACGGCCTCCGCGGAGCGCTGCGACTGGAGCCCCGTCCCGTTCGGCTTCAACGAGTCCGGCCTGTCCGCGGACGCGCAGCAGCGCCTGTCCGACCTGGCTCAATGCATGAAGACCGCTCCGGGCCGCGTCACCCTGGCGGGCCATGCCGACGAGCGCGGCACCGAGGAGTACAACCTCCAGCTCTCCAACCGCCGCGCGGCGTCCGTCAAGCGCTACCTGACGGACCTGGGCGTGCCGGCCAGCCAGCTGGGCACGGTGGGTTATGGTGAGACCCGCCCGGTGAACTCCGCTTCGTCCGAAGACGCGTGGTCCGAGAACCGCCGCGTCGAGTTCCAGCGCTAG